The following DNA comes from Epinephelus moara isolate mb chromosome 2, YSFRI_EMoa_1.0, whole genome shotgun sequence.
TATTTGGTTCCTTCAAATGATTCAAAATTAGGTTTGCAAACCAAAATGGAACCTGTTCCTTGTTGGTGGAGAAGAAGTATTGTGGCATaatttttcagcagcagcagcagcagcagcgatgTGTTCACAACTTGCTCCTGCTACGAAACGCCATCATTAGAATGAGAGCAGGTGAAATTGGACTATCAACACAAAACAACGTTAACAAGCTGAGTAAGAATGTCTGCTGAACAGCGATGTCTAACTTAAGCTAACAGCAGCAACCTTAAGCCTCTGGTCATACCAGACCTGAGCACATTCAAGTGAGTGTTCTTTTTTTGCCTATAAATTAAACTTTGTATTTGATAAAGTATGAGTATAATATCTGTTCTTCCAAAACGTAAATAGTTTTGCGTTGAAACAAGCACTTGCACAAATCTGtatatctttttttccttttattgatTGATGAATGACATTTCCGCATCTTTCTGTTGTGCTTTGCACAGAATGTGTTCTGCAACCCTGCCTTTGAGCTGGAGGGGGAGCGGGAGGAAAGAGTGGAGGGATTCAGGACGTCCTCATCCACCCCTGAGCCAATCAAACCACCGGCAGCTAGTgagtcagccaatcagcttgcaGCTTTCTGTGACTAAATCTGAACTGCATTAGAGTGCGTATGTGTGCTGGATTAGTAACATTATTGCATCACTTAAACACTTTAAGTCCAGTTCTCTCGAAGAACAGTAAAGCAGTGTGTTAAACATGATTGTTATGGTTCACTGTAGCCAAGGATTAAAGGGGCATTTCAcatattttacacatcaaaagATGAGTTCAGTGGTCATGGTAAGCCCTACTTAGCCTGTGAAAATGTTACAATatcttctgtggctctggaggagctttcttaaaaataatgataatgtgtcagtgatgtcattaGGGTTATCTCAGCTCAGGCTGGGAGACTAAAAAGGAAATCTAAAAGAAAGCCTGTATTAGAAACTGGAGGTGTAGAGTTTTTAAAGACGTGGGTGTTTAGCAGGCAGGGAGAGGTTATCAAAGACGCTACCAAGTTGTGTTATGGGAAATGTGGGGTCCTGTGTTTTCGTGTTTGACCCATACTAAGGACTAAAAGTATCTTGGcttctgctgctttgattttaatAAGTCTTTTCTCAGTCTGTGTCTCACAAGTCAAACAACTTTACGGAAGGGCAACCATTTAACTGGCCAGACAAAGTCCAgtagtttatttttgttgttgttgaattaACACTTCATGCAGTGCCATTTTATAGCATAGAAGGTGTTGAACTAAAGGAAGGGTAACAGAGAATAACATGtagaaaatactgaaataaacCATAAAGTTAAAGTCATGAACTTATATGAACTAGCAAAAAAGACCCTCACAGTCCTCTTACAACCCCCAGTGTTTATGTGTATCCGTGCTCTGTTGTTCAGGTCTACGCTGGGGTCTGTTTGGGGTGTGTGCGATGCGTCTGCGGGGTCCAGGTTGTGGCTGGAGTGTGGTGGTGGTCTCTGCTGCTGCCCTGCTCCTGTTAGCAGCCATCGGACTGGCGCTGGCCCTCATCCTCACACGTGAGTCGCTGCTGCACCTCAGATCAGTCATCACACTGAAAAAGAAACACCTGAAACTGATTTAAATCCTGGGTGTTTTCTGTCACTGATTTAGAGATGAAAGGCCAGGCTGTGGAGGATCAGTTGTTGTCTACCAGCCCTCCAGACCGGCTGAACGCAGGAGACGGTGGTTCCCCTACTTTACCCACAATTTCTACCAAcagaagccaacatggaagcaCAGCAGCACCACAGCCTGCTAGGATCCCACCATCTGAAACACGTAAGAGATTCAAGCTGAATGGACGTTTGTGTTCCAGTATTATACAAATCATGCAAAGTAAATTTCATGTCCATCCTCAcccaataaaaatgcaaactctTCTTTATCTGGAGGccctttcctttttcctttcccTCACAGGTTGTGGAGGGGTGTTGGCTGACTCAGAGGGCAGTTTCAGTTCTCCAAACCACCCTGGCTCCTACCCGCCCaacttgctgtgtgtgtgggtgatcCGAGTGCCTCCCCCCTCCCTGGTCCAGATCCACGTATCCTCTCTGGCTGTAGAGGGGCCGTCTCCCTGTCTGTTTGACTGGCTCGAGGTGCAGGAGCAGATAGAGCAGAGCTCTGTGGTCACCAGGTTGGTCAAACCCCAGCAGCTATCTCCACGAATAAAATACTTAGCAGACACAACAGCGTAGTTTGACGTCAGATGTCACTGTCATGCTGCAGTGACAAGTGCTGTCTTTTAAAGCCTATATTTTTATTGTAGGAAGACCTTGAACTTTACACTCCACATTTATTGGTTGTTTGCAGATTTTGCATTTGCACTCACCGTCACTCTGGAAAGGAATAGCAATCTCACCTAGTGGCGTACAGTCGTTAGGATGGAGTTAGGTCAAAACAGCTAAATTTCAGTTTAGTTCTCTCTCTCCAAAGTAATGTTCAGGGTTCATGTCATTACCCTAAAGAGTCAGTAGATGGCACTAACGGTCTATGAATAATAGCAGAGTGCTTCGAGGTACTGAAAACATCTTGGAAAAAATTCAATACATGTGAATACTTTAAACTTTTGGCTTACTTGCATTCTTGGAAAGTGTCGTAACACGATTCATGAAATTCTAAAAATGTTACATAATTGCCTCACAAATCCTTTAGGGAATTCAGAGTACAAAGTTCAGACACTGGTGCCAACTCCAAAGtgacatggagaaaaaaactgAGAGTTTAAGATTATTTAAAGGTCTGCCCTTCTCTCCTGCAGGTTCTGCGGTAACGTAGCACCACCGACAgtcaacacaaacagcagcacagtgtggGTTACCTTCCGTTCTGATAGCAGCATCGCAGGCAGCGGCTTCACCGCACAGTACAAGGCCATACTGCCTGGACACagtcagtagtgtgtgtgtgtgcatctgcaaATACATAGACTGTTTCAATCATACTCATCTGCATTAATGTGCATGTATCtactgtgtgttttctcagAGAGCTGCTCCAGAGAAGAGTTTATGTGTGACAGTGGTCGCTGCCTgctgcctgtgtctgtgtgtgacggTCATCCAAACTGTCATGACCAAACAGATGAGGCAAACTGCAGCCATAAACACAAAGGTGagagcatggatggattactgaaggGGCCTAACATGCACAGGCCCAGGAGCctaaagtgtcaggggcccatCTGGCTTTCATCCTGCAAcgtgtcactcaaattaacacgtactgaccaggaagagactcaaaatgacaacagaggTGCAAAGGAACAGCAAATAAACACAACGTTTACAACAAAAATGGGAAAGACAACCACAAAGGgatgaaaacaaccacaaggaagcacaaaatgacaacaaagatacacaaaaaatACCAGATAAGAAAccaaattaccacaaagagacaggaAATGACCTCAAGGAGatacaaaacagctacaaagagacataaaacaaccacagagagacacaaaacaaccacagagacaaaaaatgacaacaaagatacacaaaaatAACAGATAGGAAACCAAATTACCAAAAGGGACAGGAAATGACcttaaagagatgcaaaacaaccacagagagacacaataCAACCACAATGAGACTCAAAATGGCAACAAAGATCCACAAAAATACCAGATAAGAAACAAAATTATGACAAAGAGACAGGAaatgaccttaaagagacacaaaataaccacaaagagacacaaaacaaccactgagagacacaaaatggcaacAAAGATCCACAAAAATACCAGATAAGAAACCAAATTACGACAAAGAGACAGGAAATgacctcaaggagacacaaaacaaccacagagagacacaaaatgacgacaaaTATACACAAAAATATAAGATAAGAAACCAAATTACGACAAAGAGACAGGAAATTACcttaaagagatgcaaaacaaccacagagagacacaatacaaccacagagagacacaaaatggcaacAAAGATCCACAAAAATACCAGataagaaacaaaattacctcaaagagacaggaaattaccttaaagagacacaaaacaaccacagagagacacaaaataacccattgtctcataatctgcccagtGATGAGAGcatgcaaacaaacagaaacagaagttAAACAAGCATGAACTCATGGACATTGTCTCCACTCTGTTTGTTTCTCAGAATGTGGTGGGCAGAAGACGGGGCCCAATGGTTACCTGTCAAGTCCAAACCACCCCAGGCCTTACCCTCACCAGCAGGTACACCCTGAACCACTTCAGACTGTCAAACACACTCCACACCAGCAGTTACAGGACTGTGTGTCTTATGAACTAATCTGGTGTTTGTCTGTTTCCCATCAGCTGTGCATATGGTACATATCTGTTGAGGAGGGTCACGTCATCACGCTGAGCTTCAAGAACTTCAGCCTGGAGACTCAGGATGTGTGTGAGTTTGACTACGTGGAGGTGCACGACAGTGTCAACACCGGAGCTGGGAGAGTGCTGGGAAGGTGAGATGCTCCACAGCCACCTGGACAGCGACTGTAGCCTCAGTTATCATTTCCTTGTTCACAACCTGTGTGAGGAGGGTAAATAAGGGTGGATGTGCGTCCTCATATTACCACAGTGTTATGAGGAACagcttttgtttcctgtgtgtttgtctcaggTTTTGTGGCACCACTGTCCCTCCAGACCTGACCTCCTCCGGCCCCCACATGACTGTGGTGTTTGTGGCTGATGAGGGAGTGGCCGACAGCGGCTTCAACGCCACGTACCAGGCTGTGTCCGTACTGGGCAGTGAGTTCTAGTTTTtctaaagaaagaaaaattcaTATTAAACCAAAGGGTGACTGGTGCTTTCACTATTTCCCTTGCTCTGACACGTCTGTCTTTCATATTTTCCCCTCTTCGTTTGCTCCTTTCCTTCCCCCTTATGTCAAGAGATAAGGGGGAAGATCATGAGTTTCCAAGAGGTTCATTTAAGAGctccaaaacatgtttttatcttgaTTTAAAGGGACGTGTGGTCCGAGCCAGTTTGCCTGCAGCACAGGCGAGTGCCTTCACCAGCAGTGGCTGTGTGACGGATGGAACGACTGCCCTGACGGAGCAGATGAGCAGGGCTGTGGCAACTCCACCTACCCTCCCTTCAGTGAGTACCTGTTATCTCTGACCTTGATCACAGTCACAGTGGGTTTTGTTTTCAGAGCTGGATTTTAGCCCTTGAAAAGATTATGTACAGAATGATTCGTCACCAGCAAAAAAACCATTAAGGCCCCATTGACTGTATCATAATTTTCTTGTGTGTTCTGGTTCTCTGTGTGCCAAGTATTAGACTACATAAAGTAAAATACTGTAAAGTTAAAATGGGAATCCTCTCCTTACACCCTCAGCTTCATCGTGTGAGCTCATAGAGGTAGAGATGTGTCAAGGCCTCAGCTACAACCTCACCTCATTCCCAAATATCTGGCTGTCCATTGCTGATCAGAGAGAAGCTGCCACACTCCTGCGACAGTACCGGGTAAAAGCTACGTTAATAATGTACCTAAATTGCCATGATTTTCTTGTTGTTGCTGTATAATCCTTCACCATTTTGTCATCTAGGTGCTGATGGAGCTGGCGTGCTTCGAGCCCTTGCAGAGGCTGGTGTGCGGGATGTTCCTTCCCCAGTGCAGCCCTCAGGGTGGCGTCCTCCAGCCCTGCCGCTCGGTCTGCTCCTCTGCCGAGCAGCAATGCAGCCAAGCTCTGGATCTCTTCTCCTTCAGCTGGCCCTTCAACTGCCACCTCCTGCCCGACTCACAGGACCCCATGGAGTGCTCGCTGCCTTGATGCTTCAAGCTTGAAGCCTCAGTTGTGCTGTTAGTAACCGATTGCTCTCCAGTCCACAGTTTCCAGATAACGTTTCACAGATTTTCAGTGGTGTTTAAGGACCGAAAGGCATTTTACAAAACTGAGGATTGCATTTCTGGACTCAAACCAGCAGGTCCACAGCATTCAAGAGATGTAGAAAGCAGTTTGACTTGCATTACTACAGCAGTCATCACACACTACTGCCTGTAAAGCTTTTAAGTGTGGTGCATACAGAAAATTGTGGCACAGTAGCTATATTAAGAGAAAAGCTTTAAAGTACATAAACGTAAAGGATGATTGTGATTAAGATACCAACACATTTTCAATCTTCCCCCAATAGAAACTGTTGTTCGCTGTCTTTTTGCACTATTTATTGCTTTGATGTCAAATCATGTGATAACAGATCTCACCTTTAACGAAAGAATGAATACAGagagaataaaacaaactttattgCCTTGTCAATGTTGATGTGCTTATATCATTTAAGTGTTTATGACAGTCCAGATTTGACCTAGTGCGAGATCAAATGACCTGAATCAGCTGATTGACACTGGAAACCATGATCTCTGTTAAAGCTGTGCTTTACTGAGCCCACATTATAAAATGTAACAAACACTCGTGTGAAACTGGAAAAGGAAAAGATATATCAGTGACTGATCAACTTGTTGAAATCGATTTAATTGGTAACAGAACATTTCAAGTTTAATTGGAAAAGGATTTGAAAGCATTTGAAATTAAAGCGGTCCATAATATTTATATAGATATACATTAGCTACTGATAATGTTCAGGTAAGAATCAGTTATAATTAGGTGTGTTGGCACTGCTTTTTGATGTTGTTACTCCACATCAGATCTACAAAGACTGCCAACACCTGCTCTgtatcagtgacatcatcacagctggCCACCTTCTTTATACACACAGTCCGTTCAAGAGattcttatacacacacacgaggCTCAGAAAGTGCACACAAGGAAAAATCCTTCTGACAGGAAAGGAATTTTCCCTTCATAACTTCAGAGTGGATGTATGAAAATATTAAGTATTCACACTTGATTCCTGACGAGAGTTTGCTACACAAAGCTTGATTGCACATTTGTCAAATCTTTGAGTCACATATGTGCTTTAGTGCTAAGTGCACTGTAGATTGTAGAGAAACCACGACCGAGCTGCTACGAAGGGACAATGAGTTTCAGGGTATGGTCTAGGGCCACAGCTGTCAGGCCCCACACTCGATGCTTCCCATTACAAAACACTGGAAGGGTGTAGCCGTACTTGTCGCCGACGCGGAAGTGTGTGTAGCCGCGGTTCTGAGGGTTGCACAGGTGGGACAAAGACAGGGTGAAAATCTCCTCCACCTGGGGAGGAAAACACTGGTTATAATTTTGGACCTAAACCGTAACCAACCAGAGAAGTGGAGTGTTTTAAAGTAAATGTTTTACCTATCTATTGATTTGTATTTTTACTCTGATAgtttaaaaaacagaagagaTTATTGAGAACAAATGAACAGATGATAAAAGCTGTATGCTGCTTTAAAACTCTGATTTGAAACAAAGTCACCCCGAGAGATCATCTGGTGACAGAGCAATACTTAAGTAGACTGACCATAATATACCTCTAGTGTTTATTAGGGCCTAATACCTGACCAaacactcaggatttcaggtaaatcgGCTATGATACTGTGCTTGTTACGGTTGcatagcaacctcagacacaacctgccgaTGCGCTCTTAAAAGCTGGCACAAGAAAGGCATCGTGTTTTCAaggcagttaaagacacagcaagtgtacggcccctaatttccagggctggtacctgtggttattccacaggctagttaataacatgtcaggcagaAAATCCAAACCactgtgttgccccgcccaaaatatgtaatttaataattaaattaatatcgtaaacatcgACTAGTCACCTAATGGACCTAAATGACAGCTATTAGTCAACTATAGAAATTCTTAGTCGGAGCCAGCTCTAATCTCAACAATGTTCAGAAACAAAGTCCCAAGTTATTTACACATGTGAAAATCTGCCTCTCTCAAGAGGATATAAAACATAGaagtgctgaaaataaatgaatataccTCTCCAGGGTTTGGTTTGAAGGACAACTCCTCTATGGGGCCGAGGTTTGCCAGCACAGGAGCGACCAGCATCCCCGACTGGTGAGAAAGACgaaagacacaaacagcatcagaaTCCAACACTAACAAGTCAGTTGGTCAGATGGATTtgtttgaaaattaaaacatacaTGACAGGCTAATCACAACGACAGACTCCGTATAAAGATATTTAAAACTGCTGAggattaaaatacacaaaaaaaagccTTAGAGGTTATTTCCCTTGTGGTCCCCTATTGCAGAAGAAGATGGTAGACTTGATACAAAAGGGTCAAAATGGTCAAGTTCTGACATGATGATTAGTGTCTGTCTGTTTAAGTTACACAAAACACttaactttttttcattattatcatGATAGATTCATCTGTGGCCTAACTTTATGACAAAACAAAGCCTGTGTAGTAGTGGACATAAAAAAGAAGGTACTGTGGGCCTAATTAGGCTTAACTCGAGGCTAATGCTGGAACAATTTATCAACTTATCAAGTAAGCAGATGGcagaaaattactcaaaccatTCAGATAATTAATAAGCGTTTGAGTGATTTATCTCTGTTGTGTCATCGTACACAGAGTATTTTGGGGCTTTGGTTAGCTGGTCAGACTAAACAAGCAATTTTACCTTGAGCTCGTTAGTTGTGATGAGCATTATCTAcaatttcatttcttttttcagcAGCACGGTACTGCAGTGGTTAGcgttgtcgcctcacagcaagaggtttccTGATTTGAACCGGGATGGGGAGTTTGCATCTtgtccctgtgtcagcgtggattTTCTCTGGGCTCTCCaccttcctcccacagtccaaagaaatGCATGTTAGGTTAACAGGTGTAAATACACTCGAACCGCATTGAGGACGGATTGTTATCCAATCTGCCAAACCACTTCTGAAGGTGGTCAGGGACGCATTGTGACCACATCGAACGcaagtgtaaatgcaaatgcATCTCCAATCCACATGTAACATCTCCGTGGGGGAAAATATGTAAGCAAGGTACGTCAGCTGGACagaggaagaaggaagaagaCAACTACAACAACAACCCTCACTGGGTAGCGACtgccaagaaaaagaaaacacggATGATAGTAGAGGATGTAGTCACGGTGAGACGAAGTGTCTGCACTCCATTTGGTCCGACAAAGGGGTCCATACAATAACGCGACTTCACGGGCAGCTAacatcttgttgttgttgttgttgttattgcgGTGCACAGGATATGACATTGTagtctgctgctggaaatgtttgcagatgaagaagaggaggatgtgacGTCAGCGGAAGGGAGCATGATCAGATAGCAAACGGACCTGGATGCGGACACCAGAGACACATTACTACCAGGTATAAATGTATGTGGGTAACCGCTATCCGATTGCAAACCAAATGCAAAAAAACGCATGATAGTCTGGCGATCTGTCTAGGGTGTACCGCATCCCTCGCCcaatatcagctgggataggctccagccccctcacgacccctaacaggataagccgttacggaaaatgaatgaatgaacggaGGGTTACTTTTAGTAATCGTTTACACAGTGAAcgatttgttaaaaaaaaaaaattaaaaaaaccttACAGATTTATTGCCAAT
Coding sequences within:
- the mfrp gene encoding membrane frizzled-related protein isoform X1 encodes the protein MSDLSQVAVYSDSSDIYKNVFCNPAFELEGEREERVEGFRTSSSTPEPIKPPAASLRWGLFGVCAMRLRGPGCGWSVVVVSAAALLLLAAIGLALALILTQMKGQAVEDQLLSTSPPDRLNAGDGGSPTLPTISTNRSQHGSTAAPQPARIPPSETRCGGVLADSEGSFSSPNHPGSYPPNLLCVWVIRVPPPSLVQIHVSSLAVEGPSPCLFDWLEVQEQIEQSSVVTRFCGNVAPPTVNTNSSTVWVTFRSDSSIAGSGFTAQYKAILPGHKSCSREEFMCDSGRCLLPVSVCDGHPNCHDQTDEANCSHKHKECGGQKTGPNGYLSSPNHPRPYPHQQLCIWYISVEEGHVITLSFKNFSLETQDVCEFDYVEVHDSVNTGAGRVLGRFCGTTVPPDLTSSGPHMTVVFVADEGVADSGFNATYQAVSVLGRTCGPSQFACSTGECLHQQWLCDGWNDCPDGADEQGCGNSTYPPFTSSCELIEVEMCQGLSYNLTSFPNIWLSIADQREAATLLRQYRVLMELACFEPLQRLVCGMFLPQCSPQGGVLQPCRSVCSSAEQQCSQALDLFSFSWPFNCHLLPDSQDPMECSLP
- the mfrp gene encoding membrane frizzled-related protein isoform X2, giving the protein MRLRGPGCGWSVVVVSAAALLLLAAIGLALALILTQMKGQAVEDQLLSTSPPDRLNAGDGGSPTLPTISTNRSQHGSTAAPQPARIPPSETRCGGVLADSEGSFSSPNHPGSYPPNLLCVWVIRVPPPSLVQIHVSSLAVEGPSPCLFDWLEVQEQIEQSSVVTRFCGNVAPPTVNTNSSTVWVTFRSDSSIAGSGFTAQYKAILPGHKSCSREEFMCDSGRCLLPVSVCDGHPNCHDQTDEANCSHKHKECGGQKTGPNGYLSSPNHPRPYPHQQLCIWYISVEEGHVITLSFKNFSLETQDVCEFDYVEVHDSVNTGAGRVLGRFCGTTVPPDLTSSGPHMTVVFVADEGVADSGFNATYQAVSVLGRTCGPSQFACSTGECLHQQWLCDGWNDCPDGADEQGCGNSTYPPFTSSCELIEVEMCQGLSYNLTSFPNIWLSIADQREAATLLRQYRVLMELACFEPLQRLVCGMFLPQCSPQGGVLQPCRSVCSSAEQQCSQALDLFSFSWPFNCHLLPDSQDPMECSLP
- the nudt8 gene encoding nucleoside diphosphate-linked moiety X motif 8 isoform X2, with protein sequence MLITTNELKSGMLVAPVLANLGPIEELSFKPNPGEVEEIFTLSLSHLCNPQNRGYTHFRVGDKYGYTLPVFCNGKHRVWGLTAVALDHTLKLIVPS